One Lytechinus variegatus isolate NC3 chromosome 14, Lvar_3.0, whole genome shotgun sequence genomic region harbors:
- the LOC121427271 gene encoding C5a anaphylatoxin chemotactic receptor 1-like produces the protein MALLSPISIYAVIFYSLQIIFGIPGNVLIITVYYKKKRKISTDILIIAQGIIDLAASLLAPINIINSVSDQFTVKVVCRIALFGINSLAFASLFLTAAIAIDRFFYVCRPFGKRTSNKRALVLGVTCWVLGSSLTCTKLIYVDAVTSSRGEITCLVVDVYDFLDTLEAWLKTSGFVFALVTSVTMYGKIYMAIRKQAKVHAQLTGGISNTLFPANFSQPPSGSSGLQSSPSEPLDKTITSDVDLQIRNPSNHLLINSSSPKDLSGTLSVSGTVDQRSHTHPKPNASGPSCPRPKLSDRGENRTTKMLMAVTTILLASWLPPIVFFHLRDSTLEIIESSITADTLVYIGKRLPGINHIINYFVYTLMNKRFRMDCKRLFRS, from the coding sequence ATGGCTCTCTTATCGCCAATCAGCATCTACGCTGTAATTTTTTATAGTCTCCAGATCATCTTTGGCATTCCTGGCAACGTCCTCATCATCACTGTATATTACAAGAAGAAGCGGAAGATAAGCACCGACATCCTGATAATTGCCCAAGGTATTATCGACCTTGCAGCATCCCTACTCGCACCGATAAACATCATCAATTCGGTCTCCGATCAATTTACAGTCAAGGTGGTTTGTCGTATAGCCCTCTTCGGCATCAACTCGCTAGCCTTCGCCTCTCTGTTCCTGACCGCAGCGATCGCCATTGACCGCTTCTTCTACGTCTGCCGGCCGTTTGGAAAGCGGACGTCGAATAAACGCGCGCTGGTCCTGGGGGTCACCTGTTGGGTTCTCGGAAGCTCTCTGACATGCACAAAGCTCATCTATGTGGATGCAGTTACGTCCAGCCGCGGGGAAATCACCTGTCTCGTGGTGGACGTCTATGACTTCTTAGATACTCTCGAGGCATGGCTGAAGACATCAGGTTTCGTCTTTGCTTTGGTTACGAGCGTTACAATGTATGGCAAAATATACATGGCCATTAGAAAGCAGGCCAAAGTACATGCTCAGCTTACAGGGGGCATCTCGAATACATTGTTCCCAGCTAATTTTTCCCAGCCACCATCAGGTAGTAGTGGTCTTCAATCATCTCCTAGTGAACCATTGGATAAGACTATTACAAGCGACGTAGACCTGCAAATAAGAAACCCATCAAATCACTTGCTGATAAACAGTTCTTCTCCAAAAGACCTCTCTGGCACCCTGTCAGTTTCAGGTACCGTTGATCAGAGGTCACACACTCATCCTAAACCGAATGCCTCCGGACCGAGTTGTCCCAGACCAAAGCTATCTGACCGCGGCGAGAACAGAACAACGAAGATGTTGATGGCAGTGACGACAATACTCCTTGCTTCATGGCTGCCACCCATTGTCTTTTTCCATCTTCGAGACAGCACTCTGGAGATCATCGAGTCCTCCATCACGGCCGATACCCTGGTTTACATCGGCAAACGACTACCAGGCatcaatcacattatcaatTACTTTGTATATACTCTCATGAACAAGCGGTTCCGTATGGATTGCAAGCGTCTGTTTAGGAGCTAA
- the LOC121428175 gene encoding histamine N-methyltransferase A-like translates to MVDPSTADRWFKAMEDIPSLTENPERYREIFLALSPTFLQKGFLFDAVTGYFDSGVMGRLIGCVGSAKNRVFNVLAVGLGEGKHEFHMLQKLSSYFNSIRVTAVDPNKGMLQTFCARLKDCDVTKSIACRPFEGTYSEFLESSLADCKFDFITSIHSLYYMGDINRVVKSMLSSLQPTGIVYAAVVPDENDLGKLFNAKPWLTKRTAFSITTALEIKSIAERRGYNVDIHRVSLRYVCSSIFDEDSDYGNMILDFASMTPYFRRVAPRDIVEDVLTFWRNNITEENGVLTACGDDGLVVISKDSNQ, encoded by the exons ATGGTAGATCCTAGCACCGCCGACCGGTGGTTTAAGGCGATGGAAGACATACCCTCCTTGACTGAAAACCCTGAAAGATACCGAGAAATCTTTTTGGCGCTTTCACCAACCTTTCTCCAGAAAGGGTTTCTATTTGATGCCGTCACGGGATATTTCGACTCCGGTGTTATGGGACGTCTGATCGGCTGCGTTGGAAGCGCGAAAAATCGAGTATTCAACGTGTTGGCTGTGGGTCTCGGAGAAG GTAAACACGAATTCCACATGCTTCAGAAGCTGTCTTCCTACTTCAATTCGATCCGTGTCACTGCCGTAGACCCAAATAAGGGAATGTTACAAACGTTCTGTGCAAGACTCAAAGATTGTGACGTCACGAAATCCATCGCGTGTCGTCCGTTCGAGGGGACGTACAGTGAGTTTCTGGAGAGCTCATTGGCTGATTGCAAGTTCGATTTCATCACTTCCATCCATTCTCTGTATTACATGGGAGATATCAATCGTGTCGTTAAGAGTATGTTATCCTCTCTTCAGCCCACGGGTATCGTGTACGCTGCCGTAGTCCCTG ATGAGAACGATTTAGGGAAACTTTTCAATGCGAAACCATGGCTAACAAAGAGGACGGCGTTTTCAATAACAACGGCACTTGAAATAAAGTCTATAGCAGAGAGAAGAGGGTACAACGTTGACATTCATCGAGTATCTCTGAG ATACGTGTGCTCATCCATTTTTGACGAAGACTCGGACTATGGCAACATGATACTCGATTTCGCGTCAATGACACCTTACTTCCGCCGCGTTGCGCCACGGGATATCGTAGAAGATGTCTTAACATTTTGGCGTAATAACATCACCGAGGAAAATGGTGTTTTGACTGCGTGTGGAGATGACggtttggtggtcatttcaaaAGATTCAAACCAGTAA
- the LOC121427654 gene encoding uncharacterized protein LOC121427654 — protein sequence MARPANTILVIFLLGGVSTVFAQRTCYECSGTYRKDSDENQNDCFTTNADTRTQDSCNGQCSTSISLGVSSISIVRGCQRDNALDDCNDCSNKEDCLLCCNSDRCNGDRLLTLLEDKALTQTCYSCRYSEIPGVKSYSSCARGNFEESGTGVETMHCHGMCYSSLSYINGVEDIVRGCAYYGNGCDVQYSDGDCGRNGINERNEVHFRRSCCMGDKCNSAITFTPGLLTLAISTVFAVIFCRGV from the exons GTGGAGTGTCAACAGTGTTTGCTCAACGAACATGCTATGAATGTTCAGGAACATACCGGAAAGATTCCGATGAGAATCAGAACGATTGTTTTACAACAAATGCTGACACACGCACACAAGATAGTTGTAATGGACAATGTTCG ACTTCGATCAGTCTCGGGGTTTCCAGCATCAGCATTGTGCGAGGATGCCAAAGAGACAATGCCCTTGATGACTGCAACGACTGCAGCAACAAGGAAGACTGCCTGCTCTGCTGCAACTCGGACAGATGCAACGGCGATCGCTTGCTGACCCTCTTGGAGGACAAGGCCCTGACGCAGACCTGTTACTCGTGTAGATACAGTGAGATTCCAGGAGTCAAGTCCTACAGTTCCTGCGCTCGCGGCAACTTCGAGGAAAGTGGAACCGGTGTGGAAACGATGCACTGCCACGGAATGTGTTAC AGCTCCTTGTCTTACATCAACGGAGTGGAGGACATCGTCAGAGGATGTGCGTACTATGGTAATGGATGTGACGTCCAATACTCGGACGGCGACTGCGGGCGGAACGGTATCAACGAGCGCAACGAAGTCCATTTCAGGCGAAGCTGCTGCATGGGTGATAAGTGCAACAGCGCCATCACTTTCACCCCGGGGCTACTAACATTGGCAATCTCAACCGTATTTGCCGTTATTTTCTGTCGAGGCGTTTAA